In Candidatus Vicinibacter proximus, the genomic stretch ATTATCCACCGAGGCAGGGGATGGACCTCCATAATCGTAATCATTTCGCCAGCTAAATACCAACCGTTTAAATGACCCGGCGATGCTGTCAATACCAATAATTGAGTCCGTTCGATAGACCAATTGGGAATGATAGCTTCCAAGATGTGGGGGAGATAATATACGGAATAATGGCTGTACAACTTGGTCGACCGGTATAAGATAAACCCGCATGTAATCCACCCCTCCGGGTACATTGCTAAATTGACCCTCTCCTTTCCAATCGAATTTTATTTTTATGTTAGATGCGCCTGGAGGAAAATAAAAGTCTTTGTAAAAATGTACAATGGATGTTGTGTAAGTGTTGTAGGTATTATTAATATTATCTTTTGAAATATAAATGGATTTAGTTCCACCGTTTGAAGTGGCTGATCCTATTACCCAATGATTTACTTCTGAACCATTTGCAATGGTCCAATCCGAAGGAGACTCAAAATCTTCTTTGATTTCAATTTTGGATTTTGCCAATACAGTAGCCATTCCATCTTGTTCGCTAAAACATGAAGGATTCGTGACGATGCTTGACAATTCCAGAGATGGAATAGATTGGTAATTAAAATTAAACATCACACTGTCATTATTTACATATCCATCTTGCATTTGGTTGGGATTGGAATTATAGACCAGGAGGCTATGTGCGCCTCCGGAAATATCAATTTCCGGAAGGGTCACTTGTGTGGATGCATTGGGAGCTAAAGTGCCATTCCATTCATAATGGTTGATACTGTTATTGTCTAATTTATAATGAATGCTTAAAGAAGTTAATACATTGGATCCGAAATTTTTAATATTGACTTTGGGAGTTAGTTGGTATGGAGCCGTGCATTCAGAGGTATAGGTGGTTTGCAGCGGATATGAAATCGATTGAACGCTCGCATCATTCGGTGTTGCCGGTGTGCATCCATTTGAAAAGACATAAGGATGATAGGCGATGGCCAATAAAACTGCCCGAACCCTGTCTTTCTGACCCTGGGTAAATCTCATGTTTCCAGTATTGAAATTTCCGGAATAGGCAAAACTGTAACTCATTATATTGTATCTCGAATTGTCCCATATTCCATCTGAAGTGCAGGGGTTAAAAGAGCCATAATCACCTTGCTTATGAGGTGGTGTGTCACATACCCGATCACCATTATCTGCGCAGGATGTGTCTGTTGGACAATAGTGTATTCCACCTTGTGTTACATTGGTTCCGTCCCCGTTAAAAGTGTGGTACAAATTAAACATGTGTCCCACTTCATGTGCTAAAGTTACTTTTGAGGCAGACATTTGAGAGGATAGAATTGAAATTCCATTGTAAACTGAGCCTGTTTGTCCGGTCGCATATCCGCTGATGTTTCCTCCGCAAATTTTACTGACCACCCAGATGTTTAAATAGGATTCAAAAGGCCATCTGCTTAAATCTTTAACCGCTTTTTCATCTGCACAGGTATTGTAATAGAAATTGTTTATGCCTCCGCTGGAGAAATTTGGAATGACTGTGCCGTTGACCCTGTTTATGCCGGTGCTGGGATTTCCATTTGGATCTCTCACCGCCAAACAAAAATTTATTTGCATGTCTACCCCGGTTCCATTCACATTTCTGAATTCATTGTTCAATGTTTGAATGGCGCCTTTAATTTGTGCATCTGAGATATTGGTGCCAGTACCAATTGCTTCACCTAAATGAATAACATGAACTACCACAGGTACATCATATACGGGTGGTTGTGATCTGTAATTTGTTTTAAGCAATTTTGTATTGGTTTTTATTTTGGATTCTAAATCATCGATGTACTTGCGGTATTCTTCATCATTTGCCATTCTGGATTTGTGCATTTCATCGAATCCACAATGATCTTGCCCGTTAACCGTAAATGCCAACAAACCCAATAAACTAAAATAAATAAACGCAACCAATCTTTTCATGATAATATATTTTAATAATAAATAATTAGATTTATTTGAAGGCACAAGAATCTAGGCAATTCAGGTAATCATCAGGTCAGGTATTGATAAATTTATTTTATCAGCCTCTTGTTGCCTAATAAACTTAGATTCTTAATGCAGAATTTTAGAAATGTGTTACTACTGCCTGATTGAATATCTATTTCAAAGATCTGCATAAATGAGGAGTGCATAAATGCCAATTGACAATTGATGCATTTCATTTTACAAATGGATCTTTTAAACTGTTAGGCATTGGTGGGGTTAAAATATCAAATTGTGATAACTAATGGTAGTAAGATATTAATGGTATTTTGTGATGCGACTCAAAGTATTATTTTAAATTATTAATCTTTTGTGGTCGCCGACTGGTGTGCAATTGGAGATTAAAATAGAATTACTTCTTAGTGAATTGGTTAATAAAGGCATCTTTTTTGCGTTTTGAAACTTCTACCTGATCTCCATTGCTCATGATAACGTACCCTCCCTCCCCACGCACATATTTTTTAACTTCAGTAAGATTGATTAAAGCGGAGTGGTGAACTCTGAAAAAGTTATGAGTCGACAGTAAATCCTCATATTCTCCTAGGTTTTTAGAGGTAACTATGCGTTCACCTGATTTAAATACAAATAGGGTGTATTGTCGGTCAGATTTAAGGTATAATATTTCATGTACAAAAACAATGGACAAGCCTTCAGTAGATGGAAGTGCAATTTGCAAATGACCTGGTTGTTCCAGATTTTTATTTTGCATCAAAGTTTCAAATTTCTTATTTATTTGGTGAATGTGACTGTTTTTTAGCACTTTGGCAATCGCAGTCTTTAATTCTTCAATGTCAATAGGTTTTAGCAAATAATCTATGGCACTAAACTTTATGGCTCTTAAGGCATATTGTTCATAGGCAGTTGTAAAAATAATTTCAAAATTAATTTCATTAAATTTATTCAACAAATCAAATCCGCTTTCTTTTTGCATCTCGATGTCCAGGAATACAATGTCCGGATGATGAATGTTAATCAGATTAAATCCTTCCTCCACTGAGGTGGCGGATCCCATAAGGGCAATATCCGGACAATAGTCTCTGATTAAATTTTCAAGTAGTTTGACACTTCGTATTTCATCCTCAACAATAATCGCCTTTATCATATTTATTGATCTATGGGTATTTTGATAATTACCTTGGTTCCGGATGGATTTCCAAAAGTATCTTTTAGGTCCAGGATTTCCACTTCAACTTGTGTGTTGGAGCTTTTTTGGATCATATTTATTCGTTCTTCTGTAACTTTCATACCTAATGATTCGTGATGCATGGATTTAGAATCATTGATGATTCCGGAAGCCTGTCTGCCTATGCCATTGTCTTCAATGGTACACATCAATACCTGCTCCCTAAGTTCCAGGGTTATTTCCAGATGACCTTGACTTTTTTTATTTAACAAACCATGAATTACAGCGTTTTCAATATAGGGTTGTAACAACATGGTTGGGATATCGGTGCTTTCTTTGTGGATACGGTGGTCAATGGAAAAATGATAAGTAAATTTGTTTGTAAAGCGCAAAGACTCTAATTCCAAATAATATTCCAGCATGATAAGTTCATCTGCCAGAGAATTGGTTTGGTTACCGGAATTTTGTAAAACGAGTCTTATTAATTTCGAAAATTTCGAAAGATAATTCAATGCCTTTTCTTTGTCAGATTCAGAAATTAACTGTTGAATGGCATTCAAGGTATTAAAAATGAAATGCGGATTCATTTGAGCTCTCAAGGCTGTTAATTGCGCTGCTGATATTTGTTTGTTGATATTTGTTTCGTCCTCTGCAAGTTTTCGGATTTGGCTTACTCGTCTGGAATATAAATAATATATAAAGGAGAACGCGCCAGTTAAAAGCAATAATTGAAACCATTTGGTTTTCCAGTAGGGTGGTTTAATGACAATGTTAATCTTTTTTCCTTTCCAATTCCATTTGCCATCATTGTTGGAAGCAATAATATGCAATACATAATTACCGGGAGGAACATTCGTGTAAGAGGCAAATCGATTTGTGCCGTTATTTATTGTTTCACGATCGAATCCTTCTAATTTATAGGCATATTGATTTTTTTCAGGGTGATCAAAGCTCAATGCCGTCATTTCAAAGGAAAAAAAATTTTGTTGGTAGTTCAACTCAATAGTTCCTGAGTTTACAAAATCTCTGGATGAATCAAATTCTTTGTCAAATATTTTGAAGGACGAAATGCTAACTTCAGGAATATATTCATTCTGCCTTATGGAAGATGGTTCAAAAATATTAAATCCGTTAATCCCTCCGAAGAAAAGCTCTCCGGTGCTTAACCGAATTCCTGCATAACTGTTAAATGCATTGCTTTGGAGACCATCATGAACTGTGTATTGTCTGTGAAATTCTATTTCGAAATTTTGATTAAGAACGATATGACTTAATCCCTTCGATGTGCTGATCCAAATCTTTTGATCATTCTGTATGATTACTGATAAAATGTTTTCACAAAAAATATTGGAAACATTGCAATATCTAATTATCGAATCCTTTGATCTGTTCCAAAGGGACAGTCCCTGGTCTGAAGCCATCCATATATTTCCATGGCTGTCTTCTGCAAATTGATGGACAATTCCTGGGTTGAATTCATTTGAAGTTTTTATTCCGGGGATTATTTCAAACTGATCATTGACTCGAAAGATGCCGGATCGTGTCGTGGACAGCCAAATGGTTTTATGGCTGTCTTCAAATAGGGTACAATAGAATGCTCTTTTATGCTTTGCTATATTTCTATTATTAAAATGATTTTCAAATATTCCGTTTTTTGACCTGAGCTCGCAAATCATGCCATTGGTGGCTGCCCATATTTTTCCATTGGATCGCACAATAACATCCATTACCATTTTTCCCGGCAATCCGTCCATATTCTTTTCATCATAGATGTATGCACTCCATTTATCTTTTTCAGGAATATAGTGGTTCAGTCCCTCATCGGTACCTACCCAAATATGACCCAGTGAATCAATGTCAATTGCGTAAATACGATTATCAGTCAAAGAATTATTTTGAGATTCGTCATGCCGAAAACATTTAAATTTATTGTTGCGCCTGTCGAAATACATAAGTCCGCTTTTACTTCCAATCCAAAGGTTGCCCTTGCTGTCTTCGCGTGCACAGGTAATATCATTATTACATAATGAATTTATTTTTCCAGGTTGAAGAGTGTAGCTTTTAAATTTTTCCGGATTAGGACTCATTCTATCCACTCCACGGCTGGCAGTTCCTACCCACATAATACCGGATCCATCCTCATACAAGGATAAGGTTTTGTTATCGGCCAGGCTCTTGGCGTTAAATGGATCATGTTTAAAATGATCCCATTTTTGTTGTTTATTGTTAAATACAATCAATCCACCCGATGAACTCGCCATCCACATATTGCCTTTGGAATCAGAGCGCATACATTGTATGTATTTCAATTCTGAACTTAGTTCTTTATTCGGAAGTTTGACGTCGCTAAAAAGTTGAATGCTGGTATCAAATCGCATCAATTTTTGTCCATAATAATTGATCCAAATTTCTCCCTTAGGTGTCATGGCCATTGGGCCAAAATGATTGGCATTAAGGGATTCTTCGTTGCCATCATCTAATAAAAATGTGGTGTAATTATAATTTGATATTGAAAATTTATGAAGGCCTATTAGGGTGGACAGCCATAAAGATCCCCGAAGGTCAGCAATGACATCGATAATTCGATTTTTCCCATATGTTTCGAGATGAGGTCTTAAGGTATCCATTTTAAATCTTGTGAATGTTTTGGTTGATTCCTCAAAACGAGCCAGTCCCACCCGAGTTCCTACCCAAATAGTGTGATGCTCATCTTCTGTTATGCAGAAAACGTCATTGTGGTTTATACTGTTTGCGCTGGCGCTGTGTTGGAAAACATTAAATTTATTTTCATTGGGGTGATATAGAATAAGTCCTTTGGAGCCAAACCATAATCTACCCCTTGAATCCTTAAAAGCACAATTAACATGACTGATTCCATTGAGTAACGGATCGATTTGAGATATTTTGAAGACTTTTGTGGAGTACCCATTAAATTTATTCAAACCATCTTCAGTACCCATCCAAATATATCCTTCATTATCCTGTACAATACAATTCACTGCATTGTCCGACAAGCCCTCTTCGATACTGAAATGTTGGAAGGTCGATTCAGGGGCTTGAGCATATGTTGGAACACTGTAGAAAATATAAAATAACAAAATCAAAAAACTTGATGAAGGTATTTTATACAGTCTGTGTTTAACAATTTTCATCCATAGCAAAGTTAATCATAATTAAAATATGAAAACACACCTATGCGTGCATCAAATTGATAAGTGGGCCTTACCCTTTTACAACTGGCAATATTATTTCATTTATCTTCAAAGATTTGATATTTTATGATCTTTGATTTTCCAGGAATTTCTTTTGGTGTTTATGCAAAGACTATTTCGGAGACTTACTGAAAGGTTAATTCAATAAAAAATGTAGTTTTTATAACTGGCAATTTCTTTGCATGGCATACTCAGAAATAACTATTGCCAAATCTCATATAGACTCAAAAAATATGACCAATATCAGCGTTTCAACAATTTAAAACCAATTTCTCTGCCTTGACCCTGAAACATGGCGAGGTTAATCCAAAACCAGGCAAATTGTTCCATCAGTTCAAACTTGTCGTTGCCACCAATATTGTAGCATTCCGCAAAGCCTGCGTCTTTTGCTAATTGTACAGCAATTGTTTTGCCTTTTTCGCTGTCACCTGCAACAAACAAGTCAAGTGCTGAATTTCCGTAAATTGGATTGAGCATATTGTTGAAACCAGTGGTATTGAAACATTTCACGACATCCCTGGTTTGTGTATTCCCTAGAATGGCATCAGTTGTATTTTTATAGCCCACCGGCCCTCGACCCATTACTACGTTCATGGTATCTATAATAATTTTACCGGCGGTGTTGCCTAAACTTTTTACTACTTCTACGGTAGCTGTCGCCGGAGTGGAAATTAAAATGATGTCACTTTGTGTTACCGCACTTTCAATTGAAGTGAATGGATCTTGGCCAATTTCAGCTGCCAATTGTAGATTTTTATCACTTAATGGAAATCTTGCGCCAATCAAAACTTTATGTCCTGCGTGGATCCATTTTTTTGCAAGCGCTCCTCCTACATTACCGGAGCCAATAATTGCTATTTTCATTTATTTTTGTTTGTAGTTTATTTAAAGAATAGAATATTTAGTTGAGCTCTTGTAAAGTTAGAAAAACTAATAACAATGCTCATAAATCATGGCCCCAGTTTTGATTTTTATTTGGACTTTTTGGCTTGTGCCGGCTAATTAAAAGAGAAATCCTTTTTCAGCTTCTACTTTCTTCGGCAGTTCAGATTTCCCCAATATATCCCTTAAGTCTCTTTTAAGGGTATTGCAGAGGGTGGTAAGAAGTACATCTGTAATTTGTTTTAAAAAATATTTTCTAACAATGTCATCAATAATTTTTTCTACCTTCTTAAGTGAAATTTTTTCATAAAACAGTATGATCAGTTTATTTAACGGTCACTGGCACCTATTTTAATTCAAGGCAACACCCACGATAAATCCCACCCAGGGTTTATTGTTGTATATCCATATCTTTCTGTCTTGATTCGTAAGATAATCATATCCTATGGCTAAACCAAAACTGGCTATGTTCGACTCTATGAAACCTGCGATTCCCGTCTGAATGATCATTCCACTGTATTCATTGGTACTCTTATTATTGGTAGTAAACGGACTGATTAAGGTAGTGCCTGGTCCCACAAATAAACCATAATCGTATCCCCAATTACTGATTTTATGATAACTCATCCCCAAGGGATCCTTTTTGTTCCTGATAGGGAAGTAGTCATGCCTCGAGCCGAAATACAAAGCCATATTTAAATCCGTAGTCAACTGAGCGGGTAATCCAAGAACAGTTGGGCGGTATTTTAAAAGAATCGTGGTGATGTCAATGTCAAGACTGTGCTTCTTAATGATCATCGGTTTGCAAACAAGACTGTCCATTTTAGTTAATGGGATGGTCAAGAATTGATTTTTATCCGGTTGTTTTTTTGTGAGACGATAAACATTTATCTGCTCATTGCTAACATCTAAATAAATGTTTTGGGTGTTTTCATGTTTAGATTTCAATTTATAATAGCCACTGTTTAAGCCGTGCGTGGAAGCTTTCTCTAATGTATTGCAGGAAGCTAAAAGTAAAAGACCCCAAATTACAATAACAATGTTTTGATAACAGATTTTCATAATTAAATTACAGCATGTGAAAATAATTCATTTTTGTCAATTTAATTGCCGGTAGTGGTATTATTATTTCTTTCTGTACTGAGTTGTTTTTTTTGTCGCCAAATTTTTCAATCAGCCCTCGTTCCACTCCATTTTTCAAATCCCTGCTCGTCCCCTCTGCTCGTCGCGGTTTGCAACCGCGATGCAATACGCTCCAAGCATTTTTAATGCGGCCTGCTAGCACCATATTTTACACGGTTCGTTTCAGATCCTTCTCTGTTCGTCGCGGTTTGCAACCGCGATGCAATACGCTCCAAGCATTTTTAATGCGGCCTGCTAACACAAATTTATACATGGTTCGTTTCAGATCCTACTCCTCAGCTCGTCTTGGTTTGCAACCGCGATGCAATACGCTCCAAGCATTTTTAATGCGGGCCTGCTAACGCAATATTTTACATGGTTCGATTCAGATTTCACCTGAATGGCAATCTCAATTCAACTTTATAAGTAGTGCATAGTAGGACAATGAAAAGACACGAATTTAAAATTTCAGAGGTCAACTTCACCGGAATAGGGGGGCAGAATTTACATGTAGGTATAATAGATTAGGATTCGTTTGAAGTGATACCTTGTCCAGTGAATTGGGTTAATAGGGAGTTTTGTAAATCTTCTTCTATCATTACTTGATCTGGTTAATTGGTTTTCGCACTCCCCAATGAGGAAAGACTACTTGTTACAACCACTTGGCATACGCCTTTTCTAATTTTTCTTCAGTGAATTTCATTCAATTCTCTTCAATAATTCCTCAAAACATTTCGCAACATCTTTTTCATCAGGTATTGGTCTGTATGCTAATGCGGAAAGTTCAGTGTGATATTTTACTTTGAGTTGTTTCCATAAATTTGAAAAATCATTTACAAATGGAGATTCAGTAATCAATTTATTTTGCCATCCTGTCGGCTCTTCAAACATTGCTCTATCGTGTTGCAAAATGGTATCAAATTGTTTCTTAAACGAACCTGAAGCTACAAATTCAATGCACTCAGGATTTTTCATTAAGTAATACAAATCATAAAAGTGTCTTATCTTTTCGGCGATACTTTCAACAGTATTTTCCTTAAATGAAAATCGAATTAATGATACCATCTTTTCCAATAGCGTTTGTTCTTTGCTCAATACGTTTACTTCTATGGATTGGAGATTGTATTGTTCAATGTATTTTTCATTGCTTGTTTGCATCAAAAAGTCAGACACCATACTCTGAATAGTCAAACGTTGATAAGGGAAAGGATTATCAAACGAGTTTATTTCAACAATGAGTTTGTTATTTGCATTGCCTTTTTCAGTTGTAACATATTCAAAAACAGATTTTCTGAATCTTGAACCTTTACTGGTTACACTGTCCATTTGCAACTCTTTTAAATCGGGTGTGATTTCTTTTTCAATAGTGCGGATGATGGTTTTAATCTCATTTCCTGTTTTACCCTTGTCGTTTATGATGGCAATATCTACATCCTCCGAAAATCGCTCTATCAAATTATATCCTTTTGATAGCGATGTTCCTCCTTTAAAGACGGATTCATCAACATATTTACTTTTAGCCAATCGACTTAACACCAATGTTATCCAGTAATCTTTTTCTACAAATTCCAACTTAATATCCAATTGCTGTGATGCAGCCCTCAATGTGTCCGAAAATAATTTTATGTCGTGGTGCAGCTTCATATTATATTCCATTTTGCGGTGGTGGATAAAGCTTTCGTTGCACCTGTTATTTTATACTTAGTAATTGGGTTCAATGATTTGTAAAGTGGTTCTGTTGCTTTGCCATGTTGCAAAGCGTCTAACAAAGCACCTAACAAAGCCCTTGTAGCAGGTGGATATTTTAAGGCCAAGCGTACCAATGCATTTATTTCGGTCTCAGAAAATATTTTGATAATTGCTAATAGCCTTTTACAGGATGCTTCTGTATTGGTATCAGGTATTTTTTTGATGTAGCGAATGGCATCCAGTAACTGCAACAAATGAATATTCTCCTTGGTGATGGTGTTTTTTTGCTTTACAAAAGCAATCGTATAGCGTTCTCTTTTAAAATTGGGGCGAACTTGATTTTTCCCGATTTGTATGGTATTACTTACCTGTGTGGTTAAGCCCAATTGATTATATATGCTGTACCCCGTAAGATAGCCTGTGATTTTTCCGTTTTCTTCTAGTAAGTCTTTTACCATTTGTGCCTGATTGGGTTGAAGCTTTCCAAAGGGGGTATTCTCAGGTTTATAGTATTTACCTTTGGAGAGTTTGGCAATCTTACCTGAAGTTACCATTCGGTTCAGGG encodes the following:
- a CDS encoding histidine kinase, coding for MKIVKHRLYKIPSSSFLILLFYIFYSVPTYAQAPESTFQHFSIEEGLSDNAVNCIVQDNEGYIWMGTEDGLNKFNGYSTKVFKISQIDPLLNGISHVNCAFKDSRGRLWFGSKGLILYHPNENKFNVFQHSASANSINHNDVFCITEDEHHTIWVGTRVGLARFEESTKTFTRFKMDTLRPHLETYGKNRIIDVIADLRGSLWLSTLIGLHKFSISNYNYTTFLLDDGNEESLNANHFGPMAMTPKGEIWINYYGQKLMRFDTSIQLFSDVKLPNKELSSELKYIQCMRSDSKGNMWMASSSGGLIVFNNKQQKWDHFKHDPFNAKSLADNKTLSLYEDGSGIMWVGTASRGVDRMSPNPEKFKSYTLQPGKINSLCNNDITCAREDSKGNLWIGSKSGLMYFDRRNNKFKCFRHDESQNNSLTDNRIYAIDIDSLGHIWVGTDEGLNHYIPEKDKWSAYIYDEKNMDGLPGKMVMDVIVRSNGKIWAATNGMICELRSKNGIFENHFNNRNIAKHKRAFYCTLFEDSHKTIWLSTTRSGIFRVNDQFEIIPGIKTSNEFNPGIVHQFAEDSHGNIWMASDQGLSLWNRSKDSIIRYCNVSNIFCENILSVIIQNDQKIWISTSKGLSHIVLNQNFEIEFHRQYTVHDGLQSNAFNSYAGIRLSTGELFFGGINGFNIFEPSSIRQNEYIPEVSISSFKIFDKEFDSSRDFVNSGTIELNYQQNFFSFEMTALSFDHPEKNQYAYKLEGFDRETINNGTNRFASYTNVPPGNYVLHIIASNNDGKWNWKGKKINIVIKPPYWKTKWFQLLLLTGAFSFIYYLYSRRVSQIRKLAEDETNINKQISAAQLTALRAQMNPHFIFNTLNAIQQLISESDKEKALNYLSKFSKLIRLVLQNSGNQTNSLADELIMLEYYLELESLRFTNKFTYHFSIDHRIHKESTDIPTMLLQPYIENAVIHGLLNKKSQGHLEITLELREQVLMCTIEDNGIGRQASGIINDSKSMHHESLGMKVTEERINMIQKSSNTQVEVEILDLKDTFGNPSGTKVIIKIPIDQ
- a CDS encoding response regulator transcription factor, which translates into the protein MIKAIIVEDEIRSVKLLENLIRDYCPDIALMGSATSVEEGFNLINIHHPDIVFLDIEMQKESGFDLLNKFNEINFEIIFTTAYEQYALRAIKFSAIDYLLKPIDIEELKTAIAKVLKNSHIHQINKKFETLMQNKNLEQPGHLQIALPSTEGLSIVFVHEILYLKSDRQYTLFVFKSGERIVTSKNLGEYEDLLSTHNFFRVHHSALINLTEVKKYVRGEGGYVIMSNGDQVEVSKRKKDAFINQFTKK
- a CDS encoding T9SS type A sorting domain-containing protein; the encoded protein is MKRLVAFIYFSLLGLLAFTVNGQDHCGFDEMHKSRMANDEEYRKYIDDLESKIKTNTKLLKTNYRSQPPVYDVPVVVHVIHLGEAIGTGTNISDAQIKGAIQTLNNEFRNVNGTGVDMQINFCLAVRDPNGNPSTGINRVNGTVIPNFSSGGINNFYYNTCADEKAVKDLSRWPFESYLNIWVVSKICGGNISGYATGQTGSVYNGISILSSQMSASKVTLAHEVGHMFNLYHTFNGDGTNVTQGGIHYCPTDTSCADNGDRVCDTPPHKQGDYGSFNPCTSDGIWDNSRYNIMSYSFAYSGNFNTGNMRFTQGQKDRVRAVLLAIAYHPYVFSNGCTPATPNDASVQSISYPLQTTYTSECTAPYQLTPKVNIKNFGSNVLTSLSIHYKLDNNSINHYEWNGTLAPNASTQVTLPEIDISGGAHSLLVYNSNPNQMQDGYVNNDSVMFNFNYQSIPSLELSSIVTNPSCFSEQDGMATVLAKSKIEIKEDFESPSDWTIANGSEVNHWVIGSATSNGGTKSIYISKDNINNTYNTYTTSIVHFYKDFYFPPGASNIKIKFDWKGEGQFSNVPGGVDYMRVYLIPVDQVVQPLFRILSPPHLGSYHSQLVYRTDSIIGIDSIAGSFKRLVFSWRNDYDYGGPSPASVDNIVVSYELPNTFSYTWNTIPVQTNATATGLTPNEYQVSVTDASGCSSTLSINVQQPAPVIATITANGPLSFCHGGAVTLSANEATSYLWSNGEVTRDILVASTGNYTVTITDGNGCTSASTITSVHVVDQIVSTVSSNGPLTFCQGGSVTLKSNNAASYLWNNGATTREIEVGTAGDYQVTITDENGCTGISNITSVNVHEQPLATITPNSETTFCEGGTLILSANIGTTYLWSNDSITQNIAVTTSGVYKLTITNENGCTGISNTIEVNVKKIPSFPEPIMGEHNGVCANSIKQYSIPLDDNASYYWVPPSGATIIQGQATNQISLQFSPIFKNGTLGVVKYNECGVSPIRKLLINSTPAIPTSISGSAYSNCNTTSVYKTNKVVGANTYTWSTNIVGAVITSFPSPNDTMVNIAFPTFASGSISVVANNNCGSSPMRTINVIGTPPAAYKIYGAVNPCAGTLQNYYIAKIPGATSYEWTVPSGSVITNGAGTNTIQVLIGNSAGDITVSGVNACGVGSPKKISLSDPCNNLTNRTQSASELNIFPNPTNSTFQLAFNGIEASTANFQIFDLSGNAIQSTLVDYNKGLNVFTFDLSQYNNGMYFVKFTLSNQAQTIKVIKQ
- a CDS encoding nucleotidyl transferase AbiEii/AbiGii toxin family protein → MKLHHDIKLFSDTLRAASQQLDIKLEFVEKDYWITLVLSRLAKSKYVDESVFKGGTSLSKGYNLIERFSEDVDIAIINDKGKTGNEIKTIIRTIEKEITPDLKELQMDSVTSKGSRFRKSVFEYVTTEKGNANNKLIVEINSFDNPFPYQRLTIQSMVSDFLMQTSNEKYIEQYNLQSIEVNVLSKEQTLLEKMVSLIRFSFKENTVESIAEKIRHFYDLYYLMKNPECIEFVASGSFKKQFDTILQHDRAMFEEPTGWQNKLITESPFVNDFSNLWKQLKVKYHTELSALAYRPIPDEKDVAKCFEELLKRIE
- a CDS encoding NAD(P)-binding domain-containing protein codes for the protein MKIAIIGSGNVGGALAKKWIHAGHKVLIGARFPLSDKNLQLAAEIGQDPFTSIESAVTQSDIILISTPATATVEVVKSLGNTAGKIIIDTMNVVMGRGPVGYKNTTDAILGNTQTRDVVKCFNTTGFNNMLNPIYGNSALDLFVAGDSEKGKTIAVQLAKDAGFAECYNIGGNDKFELMEQFAWFWINLAMFQGQGREIGFKLLKR